A single Pseudochaenichthys georgianus chromosome 10, fPseGeo1.2, whole genome shotgun sequence DNA region contains:
- the LOC139434555 gene encoding uncharacterized protein — translation MLKNTGRMVVRCPICNSSYRALSKHLQRRHGVRNLDERKILLLLANGRTNIRLHPCTILGCEYRGTRLDRHLARDHVELAREELHVVQNQMKMTVAKKELYELRMTNPTIEMITAWAVDTVADDDILSQPPPLSPVNECDNPDCKEWRLEANAVRAQRDIYAAEVKSLRCKLQQRIKHKRQRMDQRAGDMPAFDGEERERVILKKRPRTESTPTRLSKSKGPSCSKSPIPACSTSPIPACSKSPTGSHTHSSSSSEPASMHTEASSTSPPINSPWFRGRGRGNIMRDITFPRIMEDYLQGYREHYAGIDPPVRLQENTVSKLSRVKSFLSFMAHGFNRLSDWLFLRDLKRIRGWSRSLMKSSLQVTTSDFYIKNISHFLKYMADTPCKGSRLSQTDMILIKREVVAILKSLKRKVLIHQMQVKRDKMEGLPSHNDLMTCLTSTTTRIPQLLDVMACNPTTATRTLLYGYMTLHWSCIYGHRPGVYSNMTNAEVRKADTTGTAFGYLVHVSNHKTANLFGEAQLYLTAEEFGWMKRWLEIKGTLTCTQSRYFLYTEGKNPFRKLAYSLRMAWADADRGR, via the exons atgctcaagaatacaggtcggatggtggtccgttgtccgatctgtaatagttcctaccgtgccctgagcaagcaccttCAGAGGCgccatggtgtgcgtaacttggatgaaagaaaaattctgctgttgttggccaacggacggaccaacattaggctccatccctgtaccattctgggatgcgagtaccgtggcacaaggctggatcgccacttggccagagaccatgttgagctggcccgggaggaactacatgtggttcaaaatcaaatgaaaatgacagtggccaagaaggagctttatgaactccgaatgacaaaccccaccatagaaatgattaccgcttgggctgttgacacggtggcagatgacgatatactgtcacaacctccacccttgtccccggtgaatgaatgtgacaacccggactgcaaagaatggaggctggaggcaaacgcagtgagggctcagcgggacatatatgctgctgaggtgaaatccctgcgctgcaagttgcagcagaggataaagcacaagcgacagaggatggatcagcgggccggggacatgcccgcgttcgatggggaggaacgagagcgggtcattctgaagaaacgaccccgaacagagtcgacaccaacgaggctgtccaagtcgaaaggtccctcctgcagcaagtctcctattcccgcctgcagcacgtctcccattcccgcctgcagcaagtcccccactggctctcacacccattcatccagctcctcagagcctgcatccatgcataccgaggcctcgtcaacctcccctcccataaattccccctggttccggggcaggggccggggaaatataatgcgggacatcACATTCCCACGGATTATGG aggattatctgcaaggataccgggagcattatgcaggtatcgacccaccagtgaggctccaggaaaacacagtctccaaactaagcagagtgaagtcgttcctcagtttcatggcacacggtttcaatcgcctgtctgactggctctttttgagggatctcaagaggatacgcgggtggtcccggagcctgatgaagtcaagccttcaggtcacgacctccgacttctacatcaagaatatatcacactttctcaagtacatggccgacacaccgtgcaaggggagcaggctcagccaaaccgacatgattttaatcaaacgggaagtagttgccatcctgaagtccctgaagagaaaagtacttatccaccagatgcaagtgaagcgtgacaagatggaaggtctgccgagccacaacgacctaatgacatgcttgacttcgaccaccactcgcatccctcagctcctggatgtgatggcctgcaatccgactaccgcaaCCCGTACCctgctctatgggtatatgactcttcattggagctgcatttacggccaccgtccgggggtctactccaacatgaccaacgccgaggtccgaaaggcggatacaactggcactgccttcggctacctggttcat gtaagcaaccacaagacggccaactTGTTCGGGGaagcgcagctgtacctcaccgcagaagaatttggatggatgaagaggtggctggaaattaagggtacgctgacctgcacccagagccgttactttctatacacagaggggaagaacccgttcaggaagcttgcctactccctgaggaTGGCATGGGCTGAT gcagaccgcggccggtag